One window of the Salminus brasiliensis chromosome 1, fSalBra1.hap2, whole genome shotgun sequence genome contains the following:
- the tbx5b gene encoding T-box transcription factor TBX5b, whose protein sequence is MADGFQEQLQGLEGVKVHLHERELWRKFHEVTTEMIITKAGRRMFPSYKVKVTGLNPKAKYILLMDIVAADEHRYKFADNKWSVCGKAEPAIPGRLYVHPDSPAPGAHWTRQLVSFQKLKLTNNHLDPFGHIILNSMHKYQPRLHIVKADEKNSFGSSNTAFCTHSFPETAFIAVTSYQNHTITQLKIENNPFAKGFRGNEDIEMHRMPRTQSKEYPLVPRTTVRTRVTPSPSDSLARYNLPHALSPDYICSEPTGKNKLSPEDNSFPEAPPTHDPSYSLLNYPVSPDLGLGNNGPYSVDSAQHQPCMYTGSQSGGGVDELVWESYTECPSYLTFTSSREMGGAFGHTPDPSQDIYPQYTCEVGVQSHCPVTDYGLYACSHPMGQNHCGGVGWCGGS, encoded by the exons ATGGCGGACGGCTTCCAGGAGCAGCTGCAG GGCTTGGAGGGGGTGAAAGTTCACCTGCACGAGCGGGAACTGTGGCGGAAGTTCCATGAGGTCACCACAGAAATGATCATCACCAAGGCGGGCCG ACGGATGTTTCCAAGCTACAAAGTGAAAGTAACAGGACTAAACCCCAAAGCCAAATATATCCTGCTGATGGATATAGTGGCCGCTGATGAGCACCGGTACAAGTTTGCAGATAACAAATG GTCAGTGTGTGGTAAAGCTGAGCCTGCCATTCCGGGCCGACTTTATGTTCACCCGGACTCTCCTGCACCCGGAGCCCACTGGACCAGACAGCTTGTCTCCTTTCAGAAGCTCAAACTCACCAACAACCATCTTGATCCCTTCGGGCAT ATCATATTAAACTCCATGCATAAGTATCAGCCTCGGCTGCATATAGTAAAGGCAGACGAGAAGAACAGCTTTGGCTCCAGCAACACAGCCTTCTGCACTCATTCATTCCCTGAAACGGCCTTCATTGCTGTCACTTCCTACCAGAACCACACC atcaCTCAGTTGAAGATTGAGAACAACCCATTTGCCAAGGGTTTCCGTGGTAATGAAGACATTGAGATGCATCGGATGCCCCGTACCCAGAG TAAGGAGTATCCACTGGTACCACGAACCACTGTTCGCACGAGAGTAACACCGTCACCCTCTGATTCTCTGGCACGCTACAACCTCCCTCATGCCCTGAGCCCTGATTACATCTGTTCAGAGCCTACAG gAAAAAACAAACTTTCTCCTGAAGACAATTCCTTTCCCGAGGCCCCGCCCACACACGACCCTTCTTACTCTCTCTTAAATTACCCGGTGTCCCCTGACCTTGGGCTGGGCAACAACGGCCCTTACAGTGTGGATTCAGCCCAGCATCAGCCGTGTATGTACACCGGTTCGCAGTCAGGGGGCGGCGTGGACGAACTTGTGTGGGAATCTTATACCGAATGCCCATCCTACTTGACCTTTACCTCTTCTCGGGAAATGGGCGGGGCGTTTGGCCACACCCCTGACCCCTCCCAGGACATCTACCCTCAATACACCTGTGAGGTGGGCGTACAGTCGCATTGCCCTGTGACTGATTACGGGCTGTACGCGTGCAGTCACCCCATGGGTCAGAATCActgtggtggggtggggtggtgtggGGGAAGTTGA